DNA sequence from the Luteitalea sp. genome:
CTTGGTCAGAGCGATCTTACTAGACGGGGAGCGGGAAAACGGGACAGCCCCCGTTTTCTTCCAGTATCATCGCGGAGATGGTACGGCCGCGAATCGGCATCACCGTGGGGGACCCTGCTGGCATCGGGCCGGAGATTGCGTTGAAGGCGGCCTCTGACACGCGTGTCCGTGAGGCTTGCGAGGTCGTCTGCTACGGACCGACGAGCGACGCGGACCTTGCGCGATTTCGGGCTGGCCAGGTGTCGGCGGAGGCGGGGCGCACGGCCTACAACGCGGTGGTCGCCGCCGTGCAAGACGCGCGCGCAGGTCGCATCGACGGGATCTCCACCGCGCCGATCAACAAAGAGGCATGGGCGCGTGCAGGCCTGCCGTGGAAGGGACACACCGATCTCCTTGGATCACTCACGGGGGCCTCGCGCGTGGCGATGATGTTCGAGTCGCCGCGATTACGGGTGGTGCTCGTCACCGTCCACGTCCCGTTGGCCGATGTGCCGCGTCTCATCACACGAGAAGTGGTCGAAGCGACCCTCGATCTCGCCGCCCGTGAGCTGCCCGCGTTCGGCTGCGAGTCGCCCCGCCTGGCGCTCGCTGGTCTCAATCCGCACGCCGGGGAGCATGGCTTGATGGGGCATGAGGAGCAAGAGGTGCTGGCGCCGGCCGTTCGCGCCTGTCGCGAGCGCGGCGTCGATGTGACAGGACCGCTTCCGGCGGATACGGTATTCGTCAGGGCGGCAAGCGGCGAGTTCGACGCCGTGGTTGCTTGCTACCATGATCAGGGGCTCATCCCGGTGAAGCTGCTCGCGTTCGGCACAGCCGTCAACGTCACGCTCGGCCTGCCGATCATTCGAACGTCCGTCGATCACGGCACGGCGTTCGATATCGCCGGTCGTGGAACGGCAGATCCATCCAGCCTGATCGAGGCGGTTTTGCTGGCGTCGCGCCTGGCAGGCAAGGG
Encoded proteins:
- the pdxA gene encoding 4-hydroxythreonine-4-phosphate dehydrogenase PdxA, which produces MVRPRIGITVGDPAGIGPEIALKAASDTRVREACEVVCYGPTSDADLARFRAGQVSAEAGRTAYNAVVAAVQDARAGRIDGISTAPINKEAWARAGLPWKGHTDLLGSLTGASRVAMMFESPRLRVVLVTVHVPLADVPRLITREVVEATLDLAARELPAFGCESPRLALAGLNPHAGEHGLMGHEEQEVLAPAVRACRERGVDVTGPLPADTVFVRAASGEFDAVVACYHDQGLIPVKLLAFGTAVNVTLGLPIIRTSVDHGTAFDIAGRGTADPSSLIEAVLLASRLAGKGQGARGEAQEVRGSRFEVRGLRGG